One Alligator mississippiensis isolate rAllMis1 chromosome 1, rAllMis1, whole genome shotgun sequence genomic window carries:
- the MORN2 gene encoding MORN repeat-containing protein 2 isoform X1 gives MELERTHFLMEQSTLEISMKTRDLEHRHFFTDGYANKLNYNFKIQHRHAPNLANLITRSKLPQAQNTPKGSRPCQDKKCKTCQHISTTPTITTPHNRAISIPGSYSCTSRNVIYLIQCTKCPDGRYVGETKQQLHTRMNARQKSIKDRNTQLLVEAHFSQEGHSLPNLSVLILKGNLHNTSQRRAYELHFINLLDTRDQGLNIDIGFLIHYNLPGN, from the coding sequence GAGACCTGGAACACAGACATTTCTTCACTGATGGATATGCTAATAAACTTAACTACAACTTTAAAATACAACACAGACatgcaccgaacctcgccaacctcatcaccagaagcaaacttcctcaagcccagaacacaccaaaaggatccagaccgtgccaggacaagaaatgcaaaacctgccaacacatctccaccacccccactattactacaccccacaacagagccatcagcatcccaggatcttacagctgcacctccagaaatgtaatatacctcatccaatgcaccaaatgccctgatggaagatatgtaggagagaccaaacaacaactgcacaccagaatgaatgcacgccagaaatccatcaaagacagaaacactcaattactggtggaggcacatttctcacaggagggccactctctccccaatctctcagtcctgatcctcaagggaaacttacacaacacttcccagagacgagcctatgagctccatttcatcaacctgctggatactagagatcagggactaaacatagacattggatttttgatacattacaatctgcctggcaattga